In Garra rufa chromosome 14, GarRuf1.0, whole genome shotgun sequence, the genomic stretch caaaagttatagccatttaagTTAAAGCAGCTCTGCCCCTTTCGAAAGTTTTGGCATCCGTTCATGTTATGAGAATAATCGTTTCTTTTCGATATTTTTCCTGCATTGCACTGTGTTGCTTCTATTCTCTCTGTTTTTCTCATAGGTTGAATGACGCTGAGGTGTTGGCATGTTATTGGGCACTCTAAGGcggggtctttttttttttttttttttttttttttttttttaaggaacagttgaaagttttttttccagagtgagcaaaaaacctaggactagtttgcaaaagtattatttatttttattctttttaaacaAATGGTTTAGTGGTTCTAGAAGTCTATCGTATGATATGAATGTCGCGTGAAAAAATTTGCGTTTACGCCCTTTAAAACTACAATATCACCGCCCAATTTCATGTCCTAGGACAAACGGTTGAGTAGTGAGTAGCACCACCAAGATTCAGCTCTTACTTTGAGTTAGTTTGGCAGATATATCATTCCCTAAAAGTTATAGCCGTTTTAGTTTAAGCAGCCGATGGTGAGTTCAACTTTTTTGGggggataattattgatattcactctccggAGAATCTTACTCTACTGGCTTGGTTTCCGATCAGGCGAAAAGCCTAGGACTAGttagcaaaagttttttttttttttttttaaataccaaaTACCCCAAAATTCTGACCTTAAGAATTTGACCAATTTCATAATTAAGATCGCTGTAGCGCTCCCGTCAAGCTGACTGGGGCGAGCCTTGGCGACATTGTAGATGTTGTGAgcactaccatccctccaagtttgaagtctctacgacttacgatTTGATCTGCTCTATCAGTTTTAGGTTAATATTACTGattcttggccattctaacaattacaatagggtttgaAGATGTTGTGAGTACTacaatccctccaagtttcaaatctctacgacttacagtttggtctggtCTGCCCTAACAGTTTTAGGTGGAGATTGCTGattcttggccattctaacaattacaggGTTTGAACCCATAATAAAGCTGCTTCTTTCGATCCCCTTATTTTGTACAACTGCAAAAACTGTGTATAAAAACAATAGTATATGCAATGTCCACATTTAGGTAGATAACAGTGTGTTTTGTTTTACTGACAGCTTTAGTACCAGGTTTAACAGGCAGCAAGCACAGCTACAATGGTATATTTGTAGGATAATCAGTGTAAACCAATAATAGGGCCTAGACTTATTGGTGAAGAAAACTTCAAAAGTTTTTTGAGGGCCTGATCCTCACACGTATGGTAAGTACACTTAACAGCATTggtttttggtactttttgttagTGTTTAGTGTGTACTGTAGTAATTATGATCTCTTTTTCTACAACTGTACTTACCAACTGTACTTTCTGAAGTTTCAAGAGGCAAACCCTCAGTCTCCTCACGTCTCTGGTCTCATGCTCGACTGACGAGTCACAAGTTGCGCTTTTCTCTCCGCGGGGCGTTTCTGTTTCTTCCCTCAGAGTCTGACTGCGGATCACACGCGTCCATGTTCGCCTCTATCTCACACAACCATGCAGAACCATCACTTAAAGGAACACTTGTATAAAATCCTGGTGATCGGGGATCTTGGTGTGGGGAAAACAAGCATCATTAAACGCTACGTGCACCAGAACTTCTCAGCAAACTACCGCGCAACGATCGGCGTGGATTTCGCGCTCAAAGTTCTCAACCTGGAGCAGGAAACCGTCCGACTACAACTCTGGGACATCGCTGGtaattcaaaattatttatttgtttatttatttaaaattataaataataatagaaacaaaatatttttaaaatttgtgTAGTTATATTTGTATGTTAGACATTATTGAtgtgcgtgttttttttttttttttacattaacttCTCACAAAGTTTGAATAACTCgcataatattttattagatataTAATAAACTCGTATTCCGCTCAATTATCCctgaatttattaaatataaatgattcaatATTAGGCCTACTGCTGTTTTCCTTCTGATACTGAAACTACCAGATAAGTTCTTTCATGTTGTATgctaatatataattttatataaatgctttaTGTAACTTTCTAATGTTGTTATGTGGACCAAACAACCCAATTACGAACCCGCATTGTTTTACTCTCTTGAATAACGGTCCTCCCGCGCGCGCTCTGCGCGGTCATGTGTTCGCCGCTCATGTGAGGGAGATttccacctaaaaaaaaaaaaaaaaaaacagaaggaaAACAGGGAAGGTCGTTGTAAATTGATGAAATGACCAGGGACATCAGACAGGAGCGTGATTTAACATTGTGAAGCCCGTTCTCaagagaaaataaacaaatcaacTCAATTATAGAGGTATCTGAGCACTTAAATACGTTTACGTGACAGAATGTCATTCCACTTGATACTAAAAAGACATATATTCTTAAGAAAGCGTTATTTCTTTTGTTGTAAATGTCACCTTGTTTATTTCTCAGTTGGTAGAGTTATTTATAAAGGATATCTGATGTTGCTGCATGCACTAGCCAAAATATGTTTTGCTAACGTTCCCAGAACTGGGTTAATTGCATTTAATCTGGATTACATTATCAGATTCCAAAATTAAGAATTTGTAATTAattgcattacattttaaaatatttgtaatcagttactttttatggattacatattatttacacaagacgacattttttgtaatttattgattctccatATTCCCTCTTTTTAGTCTTACATTTTaatttctaaaatagcctactgctATATTTAGGAAGGCTTCAGGTTTTGTGGACATTCAAAAAAATATCAGTCATTTGACCACTGATTTGCAAAAATCATTTCATTTTTAAGAAGTGTTTCagctactgatgaacacattaattttatttgaagtattactctgtaggttatttaatcatttatttctatgtctttggaaggcttttttttttctttcaaacacattaatgCACAAATTTACAGAAACTTTTTTTTGTCATCGGATCCATACctcacctaatatatttacttaaagtacatctgatatttaaaaaaatattttaataattatcacattTGCATGCTCATTGGTCCTCTGACACTGGTTATGGTCACATGatgacatgacatgcaggtaaacaaataaaaaatattattattattttttttattgattttaaaactattttaatttaacactttttttaggatttaattaataattagcttttcattaaacttgTAACCCCCCTGCAATTCTTTCACAAACACCAGTTTGGAAAACCTTGATGTAATGTAAGGTtcaatgcacttcatgttgttaataacaacaaatggaatatatttAAATCGATGTGATAAATgaattaggtcaaaagtaatctgattacattatatacattataagtaatttttgtcatgtaatttggaatcagtaacggattacaattgtaagtaatctacccagctctgaacAGTCCTGTCTAGTTATGAAAACAATATTTCTATATATTCTCTGAACATCCAAATGGTCcagttttaaaatgatttttttttatttaaaatcttgTTTATGCGAGCATTCCATTTTagaattttgcaaacattatgtaACGCTACTTTTCAttattctctgaacattctgaaacaagtagCAATACAACTTGAAACATTAATAACTTAAAAAGAAAGTTGCCAGAAAGTTCTGTGAGTGTTCTCTGTTAGCTAGGCAATTTCCATTGCTCTCTTCAGAGTTTCTTAGTCTTCACTACACTGCTCCAGTAACTTCTGACACTAATCCTGAGCGCTGAGCTTTAGGTTTAATGGCATGAGGCTGGAGCTCAGTGAAGTTGATCAATATGAGCCGTTGGAATGTGTTTTTCCTCATTAACGATATCCAGGCTTTAGTTCGGACCCTTGGAAATGCGTACAAGAATCTCAAAGTACCATCACGTGGATCGCAGAGAAAAGCAGAGAGATTGAAATTCTCTCACATTCACCCTAGGCTTCATCTGAAAATAAACCTCTCATTGTTGTCTTTGTGTTCAGCTATGATCACCATGAAGTCACGGTGAAATATGTGTTCATGACCTATATAGCTGGTCGTCTCTCATCCGGTTTGTTCTGTCTCGATGTCTTCCACAGGCCAGGAGCGGTTTGGGAACATGACGCGGGTGTATTATCGAGAGGCAATGGGAGCCTTCATTGTTTTCGACGTCACACGGCCGTCGACGTTTGAGGCGGTGATGAAGTGGAAGGAGGATCTTGATGCCAAGCTGAGTTTATCCAACGGGAAACAAGTGGCGGCTGTGTTGCTCGCCAACAAGTGCGATCAGGGCAGAGATGTTCTCACCAACAATGGCATCAAGATGGAGCAGTTCTGCCAGGAGAATGGCTTCGTGGGATGGTTTGAAACTTCAGCCAAGGTATCAGTTTGCATATCGCCATCAGAGCGATATTCACGATCACTGTGTACAGGGGTTAATAGGTCAAGTGAAAGGTCAGTGAGGTTAAAGAGTAAATTTGATCTAGTTTCCATTCTGTTTGTGGTTTAATTGCTTGAGACACTTATTCAACACATGACACAAGCTCATTcttggaagcttgtttccactatgggtttaaaaaaaacataaatgcgactttttaatcacaaaattctgatttttttcttacaatattGAGTTTACATATTTCAATTGTCTTTTTTctcagttttgattttttttaaataatcgtagtacaggtccttttcaaaaaattagcatattgtgataaagttcattattttctgtaatgtactgataaacattagactttcatatattttagattcattactacacaactgaagtagttcaagccttttattgttttaatattgatgattttggcatacagctcatgaaaacccaaaattcctatctcaaaaaaattagcatatttcatccgaccaataaaagaaaagtgtttttaatacaaaaaagtcaactttcaaataattatgttcagttatgcactcaatacttggtcgggaatccttttgcagaaatgactgcttcaatgcggcgtggcatggaggcaatagaaaataatgaactttatcacaatatgctaatttttttaaaaggacatGTATGTTAAAatttcaattgtgagatataaactcaactcTGATTTCAGAGATTAcatatacattaaatatatacAGAGTTTCATTTACTATTttttagtggtgcaacggatcacaaaactcacggttcggatcatatcacggatttggagtcacggagatttttattttttttgcaattacgagattaaaaaaaataccatttaatttaaaaaaattattccaTGGCAGAAACAAGTTTTGTGTTGGTTCAAtttctgttcaccaaggctgcatttatttaatcaaaaatacagtaaaaacagtaaaattgtaaaatatttttacaatttaaaataactgttttttatgtgaatatattgaaCAATGTATTTCATtcctgatgcaaagctgaattttcagtatcattactccttcagaaatcattccaatatgctgatttgctgctcaagaaacatttctgattattatcactgttgaaaaagaacagcatttacttgaaatagaaatcttttgtaacattagaaatgtctttactgtcactttttatcaattaaatgcatcATTGATGAATAAActcctactgaccccaaacttttgacggCAGAGTATACAGAATGAATGAGCTGTTAGATTTCTCTTGTGCTCCATATTCTGACATTTTGTCACAAttctggtttaaaaaaaaacaattgcaagctgttaaataaataactgtgagatataaacacaattcggAGAAAAGGTCTCAATTAACTTAACTTTTTTTCCATGGCAGGAGAAAAAACAACAGAACTGTAAACATACAATTTTATGAATAAAAGGCTTTGCACGATATATGTTAACTCTtctaagaagaaaagtcagaattgtcacaactgCATATTctttggtgaaaaaaaaacaattctgagtttttatctcacaattttgagaatagtTTTTTGcacaaatgtcagaattgtgagatcagaagttttcatttttttattccatgTGTCGATTTaatttatgctcaccaaggctgcatttatttgatccaaaatacagtaaaattgtgaaatattattacaatttaaagttactgtgttctatgtgaatacattgtaaactgtaatttattcctgtaatgcaaagctgcattttcagcattatcacattttttgctgctcaagaaacatttctgattatcatcaatgttgaaaatagaaagttcaaaagaacagcatttatttgaaatagaaatcttttgtaagattatatgtgaccctggaccacaaaaccagtcataaggttaaatttgacaaaactgagatttatacatcatatgaaagctcaataaataagctttctattgatgtatggtttgttaggatagtacaatatttggccgagatacatctatttgaaatcagaaatctgaggatgcaaaaaaatcaaaaagactgagaaaatcacctttaaagttgtccaaattaggttcttaacaatgcatattacaaatcaaaaattacattttgatatgtttacagtaggaattttacaaaaaatcttcatggaacatgaactttacttaatttcttaatgatttttggcataaaagaaaaatcaaaaattttgacccatgcaatgtatttttggctattgctacaaatataccccagcgacttaagactggttttgtggtccagggtcacatataatcttacaaaagatttctatttcaaataaatgctgttcttttgaactttctattttcaacattgatgataatcagaaatgtttcttgagcagcaaaaaatgtgataatgcttaaaatgcagctttgcattacaggaataaattacagtttacaatgtattcacatagaacacagtaactttaaattgtaataatatttcacaattttactgtatttttgatcaatttaatgcatcctcgctgaaacttttgaacagtactgtatgcAAATTGAATAAGCTGTTAGAGTTCTCCTTTTGTGCTCCATGGAAgaaaaatgatgacagaactctaattttttggatgaactattttaTTGAAAGACAGTAAAGGCTTGTCTGACCTTCCAGGCTGTTTCATAGACAgacaggtgtgtgtttgtgtgtgaagaAGATTAGAGCTGACAAAAGCGCTCACACACTTTCCGCTGACTCGCAGTCCTTGGGCTACAGTATGTCATGAATATTCACGAGCTAATTAATGCAGTCACAGCCAGAGATGAGGTGTGTGAACACTGACAGGAAAGGTACtatcactctctctttctctctctccaggAGAATATTAATATAGATGAAGCCGCACACTGTCTGGTGAAGCACATTATAGCTAATGAGAATGATCTGCTGCAGTCAGAGGTTGCAGACACCATCTCGCCGCAGCAGGAGTCCAGCCGCGGAGGAGCCTGTTCCTCGTGTTTCAGGTCCTGAAGAAGATCACCAGAGGAGCACTTCACCATTCAACCTCATCTTGGCTCTTTCAGGTCTTTCCGTCACGTTTCTTCTCATCTCATGTCATCTCATTCACGTCTCCTCTCGTCTCTCTTTATCTGTGTCAGCGCCGGGGAGGCAACCCTGTCGCCGTGTCTCGGTTTCCATGGTAACAAGACTTATCGAACACTCTGCGGAGCAGAAAATGTTTTAAGAGAAAGAGACAGCGGTGAGAAATTCATCTGCAGATGAGAACTTCACGAGAACGTCAGGTTCTGCAGAATCAAAACCCCAAAGCTGCATTTTAACATCCATTCAGtgattttattatcattttactGACTCGCTTTGCTGTTAATTCATATTTTTACTGACCAACGGAAAGTGGCTGAATAAGCAAAGCcagcaaataaaaaacataatatttttggCCTCCGAATTCATGAGCATGGCTTCTTTTAAAACAGCCATGCTTATGAATTATGTATGTAGGCcttaaaaatattaatgaatttGACCGTTTCtggtacagttgaagtcaaaagtttacatacaccttgcagaatcggcaaaatgtttattttaccaatataagagggatcatacaaaatgcatgttcatttttatttagtactgacctaagatattttacatatagtccaaaagaaaaAATTagtataaaaattaccccgtttttgattcttaatactgtggtgtttactgaat encodes the following:
- the rab38a gene encoding ras-related protein Rab-38, coding for MQNHHLKEHLYKILVIGDLGVGKTSIIKRYVHQNFSANYRATIGVDFALKVLNLEQETVRLQLWDIAGQERFGNMTRVYYREAMGAFIVFDVTRPSTFEAVMKWKEDLDAKLSLSNGKQVAAVLLANKCDQGRDVLTNNGIKMEQFCQENGFVGWFETSAKENINIDEAAHCLVKHIIANENDLLQSEVADTISPQQESSRGGACSSCFRS